Proteins encoded by one window of Nocardioides euryhalodurans:
- a CDS encoding cytochrome P450, which produces MATLEDDVTRLTEERFAKMRPFGGNAPHPIGTAGLPPGPRWPLILQSIGLLRFRHRFVPWLHRRYGDVFTVRILPKGRPLVLFTRPEHAKEIFAGDPEVFHAGKGNAILGPIMGEHSLLLQDAGEHKRARRLLMPAFNGHALRGYEDLVTDVARAEVATWRDGEDFRSLERMNALTLEVILRVVFGVTDVQRLAALRPRVNATVDVGPSVLLGWGYPWLQRFGRWRATVENAYALDRLMYAEIRERRDAPDLEHRTDVLSRLILTDEEGDRLTDEELRDQLVTLLLAGHETTASALAWTLHEVGRDPAQRERARAAARDGDDDWLEALLKESMRLHPVIPMVVRTLMRPATVGGLDLPAGVTVGPSILIAHSRPDNHPEPEAFRPERFLGQNPATNTWIPFGGGVRRCIGAGFSLMEGVAVLREVFSAYDVESVGADEPLVRNITSVPRRGARVRVSRRGGVGFPA; this is translated from the coding sequence ATGGCGACCCTCGAGGACGACGTCACCCGGCTGACCGAGGAGCGGTTCGCGAAGATGCGTCCCTTCGGCGGGAACGCGCCGCACCCGATCGGCACCGCGGGACTGCCACCCGGGCCGCGGTGGCCGCTGATCCTGCAGAGCATCGGCCTGCTGCGCTTCCGGCACCGGTTCGTCCCCTGGCTGCACCGGCGCTACGGCGACGTCTTCACCGTCCGGATCCTCCCCAAGGGGCGGCCGCTGGTGCTCTTCACGCGGCCCGAGCACGCCAAGGAGATCTTCGCCGGCGACCCCGAGGTGTTCCACGCGGGCAAGGGCAACGCGATCCTCGGCCCGATCATGGGCGAGCACTCGCTGCTGCTCCAGGACGCGGGCGAGCACAAGCGGGCCCGCAGGCTGCTGATGCCGGCGTTCAACGGCCACGCCCTGCGCGGGTACGAGGACCTGGTCACCGACGTGGCGCGCGCGGAGGTCGCGACCTGGCGCGACGGCGAGGACTTCCGCTCCCTGGAGCGGATGAACGCGCTGACGCTGGAGGTGATCCTGCGCGTCGTTTTCGGCGTCACCGACGTGCAGCGCCTCGCCGCGCTGCGACCGCGTGTCAACGCCACGGTCGACGTGGGACCGAGCGTGCTCCTGGGCTGGGGCTACCCCTGGCTGCAGCGCTTCGGCCGCTGGCGGGCGACGGTCGAGAACGCCTACGCGCTCGACCGGCTGATGTACGCCGAGATCCGTGAGCGTCGCGACGCCCCCGACCTCGAGCACCGCACCGACGTGCTGTCCCGGCTGATCCTGACCGACGAGGAGGGCGACCGGCTCACCGACGAGGAGCTCCGCGACCAGCTGGTGACGCTGCTGCTCGCCGGTCACGAGACGACCGCCAGCGCGCTGGCGTGGACGCTCCACGAGGTCGGTCGCGACCCGGCGCAGCGCGAGCGCGCCCGGGCCGCCGCCCGCGACGGGGACGACGACTGGCTCGAGGCGCTGCTCAAGGAGTCGATGCGGCTCCACCCGGTCATCCCGATGGTGGTGCGCACGCTGATGCGGCCGGCGACGGTCGGCGGCCTCGACCTCCCCGCCGGCGTGACGGTCGGACCGTCGATCCTCATCGCCCACAGCCGGCCCGACAACCACCCCGAGCCGGAGGCCTTCCGGCCCGAGCGCTTCCTCGGGCAGAACCCCGCCACCAACACCTGGATCCCCTTCGGGGGCGGCGTCCGGCGCTGCATCGGCGCGGGGTTCTCGTTGATGGAGGGGGTGGCGGTGCTCCGCGAGGTGTTCTCCGCGTACGACGTGGAGTCGGTCGGCGCCGACGAACCGCTGGTCCGCAACATCACGAGCGTGCCGCGGCGGGGTGCGCGGGTGCGGGTGTCGCGTCGCGGCGGCGTCGGATTCCCCGCCTGA
- a CDS encoding helix-turn-helix transcriptional regulator, whose product MATHTSTLVGRDGELTELLSWLGESPDTDGSRRAVTGVLLAGDAGVGKTRLLGEARERLALDGWRVVVGHCLDLGDTALPYLPFSEVLGQLAAEQPDAVAVVAGRHPALARLQPGRRVLAAEGSEGPGVDRSDLFEAVRGLLEEAAGDGLLLVVEDAHWADRSTRDLLTFLLTRRFAGPVAVVVSYRADDLHRRHPLRTQVAEWARLPGVRRMTLGPLAEDAVRLLIAELAPQGLGTAETHDIVDRAEGNAFFVEELTSAAAGPGRWVPADLADVLLVRLDRLDDHARQVVRTASVAGRKVSHELLAAVSGLEGPALDEGLRQAVEMNVLVPDGDRYAFRHALLGEAVYDDLLPGERVGLHDRFAAALSGTAVAGTAAELARHARLAHDLETALLASIRAGHDAVAVGGPDEAVHHFEQALALVADPRRRGDTAVDRAALVVALAEALTSSGRPHKAVALLTEELARLPADAPDAWRSRMLSARGYLLLITESEEEPSDLTAEAVRLAPEGDNAVRARALATHARVLVGYHRFEEAEEVGLEGLTMAERLQLTDLASDLVLTLTQARQTGPRAGLREALGEAVDAARRSGSVTAELRGHYLLGRSFQDHGEWDQAETAYRRAIDRAVEAGLPYAPFAFESRWFLAFQLVVRGEWDAALDLVAAAGDPPPIGRDMLAVFPLQVELARGLDVGDRLPSLRRHWADEGLIVIHSSALEMRVAGRRGDAEGVLTSYDDAVAILSRLWHPWFGARIRLAAVALDALAELAPEATGERRTWLLATADRLHADGHVVLDRSQGQASFWGPEGQAWAERLDAEHLRLRWLAGDPPSLADLLGAWRRTEALTEAFGDVHELARVRAVLAGVLRATGDVAAAREVAAAVRETALALGATPLLEQLGDLGEARERHGPGSVVLTPREQEILALVAAGRTNGEIGKQLFISTKTVSVHVSNILGKLGAASRTEAAAIARRDGLLG is encoded by the coding sequence GTGGCGACCCACACCAGCACCCTCGTCGGCCGTGACGGCGAGCTCACCGAGCTGCTGTCCTGGCTCGGCGAGTCCCCGGACACCGACGGCAGCCGGCGCGCGGTCACGGGTGTGCTGCTCGCCGGTGACGCCGGGGTCGGCAAGACCAGGCTGCTGGGTGAGGCCCGCGAGCGGCTCGCCCTCGACGGCTGGCGCGTGGTCGTCGGCCACTGCCTCGACCTGGGCGACACCGCCCTTCCCTACCTCCCGTTCTCCGAGGTGCTGGGCCAGCTCGCTGCCGAGCAGCCCGACGCGGTGGCCGTGGTCGCCGGCCGCCATCCCGCGCTCGCGCGGCTCCAGCCCGGGCGCCGGGTGCTCGCCGCCGAGGGCTCCGAGGGTCCGGGCGTCGACCGCTCCGACCTCTTCGAGGCGGTCCGCGGGCTGCTCGAGGAGGCCGCCGGTGACGGGCTGCTGCTGGTCGTCGAGGACGCCCACTGGGCCGACCGCTCGACCCGCGACCTGCTGACCTTCCTGCTGACCCGACGGTTCGCCGGCCCGGTGGCGGTGGTGGTGAGCTACCGGGCCGACGACCTCCACCGGCGTCACCCGCTGCGCACCCAGGTGGCCGAGTGGGCCCGCCTTCCCGGCGTACGCCGGATGACGCTCGGGCCGCTCGCCGAGGACGCCGTACGCCTCCTGATCGCCGAGCTCGCCCCGCAGGGGCTCGGGACCGCCGAGACCCACGACATCGTCGACCGTGCCGAGGGCAACGCCTTCTTCGTCGAGGAGCTGACCAGCGCGGCCGCCGGTCCGGGCCGCTGGGTGCCGGCCGACCTGGCCGACGTGCTGCTGGTGCGCCTCGACCGGCTCGACGACCACGCGCGGCAGGTGGTCCGCACCGCGAGCGTCGCCGGCCGCAAGGTCTCCCACGAGCTGCTCGCCGCCGTCTCCGGGCTCGAGGGTCCTGCCCTCGACGAGGGGTTGCGGCAGGCCGTGGAGATGAACGTCCTCGTGCCCGACGGCGACCGCTACGCCTTCCGCCACGCGCTGCTCGGGGAGGCCGTCTACGACGACCTGCTGCCGGGTGAGCGGGTGGGGCTGCACGACCGCTTCGCGGCTGCGCTCAGCGGCACCGCGGTGGCGGGGACGGCCGCGGAGCTGGCCCGTCACGCGCGGCTCGCCCACGATCTCGAGACCGCGCTGCTGGCCAGCATCCGGGCCGGCCACGACGCGGTCGCCGTCGGTGGGCCGGACGAGGCGGTGCACCACTTCGAGCAGGCCCTCGCCCTGGTCGCCGACCCGCGTCGCCGCGGCGACACCGCCGTCGACAGGGCGGCCCTCGTCGTCGCCCTCGCGGAGGCGCTGACCTCCTCGGGCCGTCCCCACAAGGCGGTCGCCCTGCTCACCGAGGAGCTCGCCCGGCTCCCCGCCGACGCCCCCGATGCGTGGCGGTCGCGGATGCTCTCCGCCCGCGGCTACCTCCTCCTCATCACCGAGTCCGAGGAGGAGCCCAGCGACCTGACCGCCGAGGCCGTCCGGCTCGCGCCCGAGGGCGACAACGCGGTCCGTGCCCGGGCCCTCGCCACCCATGCACGGGTGCTGGTCGGCTACCACCGCTTCGAGGAGGCCGAGGAGGTCGGCCTCGAGGGGCTGACCATGGCCGAGCGGCTGCAGCTCACCGACCTCGCCTCCGACCTCGTGCTGACCCTCACCCAGGCGCGCCAGACCGGTCCCCGGGCGGGGCTCCGGGAGGCACTCGGCGAGGCGGTCGACGCCGCCCGGCGGTCCGGGTCCGTCACTGCCGAGCTGCGTGGCCACTACCTGCTCGGGCGGTCCTTCCAGGACCACGGGGAGTGGGACCAGGCCGAGACCGCCTACCGGCGGGCCATCGACCGGGCCGTCGAGGCAGGCCTGCCCTATGCGCCGTTCGCCTTCGAGTCCCGGTGGTTCCTCGCCTTCCAGCTCGTCGTGCGCGGCGAGTGGGACGCCGCGCTCGACCTGGTCGCGGCGGCGGGCGACCCGCCGCCCATCGGGCGCGACATGCTGGCGGTCTTCCCCCTGCAGGTCGAGCTCGCCCGCGGCCTCGACGTCGGCGACCGGCTGCCGTCCCTGCGCCGGCACTGGGCCGACGAGGGCCTGATCGTCATCCACTCCAGTGCGCTCGAGATGCGCGTGGCCGGCCGGCGGGGCGACGCGGAGGGTGTCCTCACCTCCTACGACGACGCGGTGGCGATCCTGTCGCGGCTCTGGCACCCGTGGTTCGGCGCGCGGATCCGGCTGGCCGCGGTCGCCCTCGACGCCCTCGCCGAGCTCGCTCCCGAGGCGACCGGGGAGCGGCGTACGTGGTTGCTGGCCACCGCCGACCGGCTGCACGCCGACGGCCACGTGGTGCTCGACCGTTCCCAGGGCCAGGCGTCGTTCTGGGGCCCCGAGGGCCAGGCGTGGGCCGAGCGGCTGGACGCCGAGCACCTGCGGCTGCGCTGGCTCGCCGGTGACCCGCCATCGCTGGCCGACCTGCTCGGGGCGTGGCGCCGGACGGAGGCGCTGACCGAGGCCTTCGGCGACGTCCACGAGCTCGCGCGGGTCCGGGCGGTGCTGGCCGGGGTGCTGCGCGCGACCGGCGACGTCGCCGCCGCCCGCGAGGTCGCGGCGGCCGTGCGTGAGACCGCCCTGGCCCTGGGGGCCACGCCGCTGCTCGAGCAGCTCGGCGACCTCGGTGAGGCTCGCGAACGGCACGGCCCGGGGAGCGTGGTGCTGACCCCGCGCGAGCAGGAGATCCTGGCGCTCGTCGCCGCCGGCCGCACCAACGGTGAGATCGGCAAGCAGCTGTTCATCAGCACCAAGACGGTGTCGGTGCACGTCTCCAACATCCTGGGCAAGCTCGGCGCCGCGAGCCGGACCGAGGCGGCGGCGATCGCGCGCCGCGACGGCCTGCTTGGCTGA
- a CDS encoding sucrase ferredoxin, giving the protein MSEPFRCAAAGLLRGDELAGTASTVRAFLLVENPGPWGVDAVRDNRLPEDVKRPLAAAARAAGVRLNLVRRHRKPAPRTGFRVFAAWADGAEPWLETAVLDAPSDLLDLDLAALGEGRSPGLEPTDESLLCVCTHGRHDACCAELGRPVAAALAAAHPEQAWEISHIGGDRFAGNALFLPHGLYYGRLDAVTAVAVAGDHLVGHVDLDHLRGRSGWPMPVQAAEVALRRQLGETRVDAVRLVSQRRDGDTRHVVLAVGGVAWEVAVRTRPGADQHRLTCRAGRENPVPQHEVLHVRRG; this is encoded by the coding sequence GTGAGCGAGCCGTTCCGCTGCGCCGCCGCCGGGCTCCTGCGCGGCGACGAGCTCGCCGGGACGGCCTCCACGGTGCGCGCGTTCCTGCTCGTCGAGAACCCCGGCCCGTGGGGCGTCGACGCGGTCCGGGACAACCGGTTGCCCGAGGACGTCAAGCGCCCGCTCGCGGCCGCCGCCCGTGCTGCCGGCGTCCGGCTCAACCTGGTCCGCCGTCACCGGAAGCCGGCGCCCCGTACGGGCTTCCGGGTGTTCGCCGCCTGGGCCGACGGCGCCGAGCCGTGGCTCGAGACCGCCGTGCTCGACGCGCCCTCGGACCTGCTCGACCTCGACCTCGCGGCGCTCGGGGAGGGTCGGTCGCCGGGACTCGAGCCGACCGACGAGAGCCTCCTCTGCGTCTGCACCCACGGCCGCCACGACGCCTGCTGCGCGGAGCTCGGGCGCCCGGTGGCGGCGGCCCTCGCGGCGGCGCACCCGGAGCAGGCCTGGGAGATCTCCCACATCGGGGGCGACCGCTTCGCCGGGAACGCCCTCTTCCTGCCCCACGGCCTGTACTACGGCAGGCTCGACGCGGTCACGGCGGTGGCGGTGGCCGGCGACCACCTCGTGGGCCACGTCGACCTCGACCACCTCCGTGGCCGGTCCGGCTGGCCGATGCCGGTGCAGGCGGCGGAGGTCGCGCTCCGCCGACAGCTCGGCGAGACCCGCGTCGACGCCGTCCGCCTGGTCTCGCAGCGCCGGGACGGCGACACGCGCCACGTCGTGCTCGCCGTCGGCGGCGTCGCGTGGGAGGTCGCCGTACGGACCCGTCCCGGCGCCGATCAGCACCGGCTCACCTGCCGGGCCGGGCGCGAGAACCCCGTCCCGCAGCACGAGGTGCTCCACGTCAGGCGCGGTTAG
- a CDS encoding MFS transporter codes for MTQAPAAFRLRDVALAAYGPTLVISIGHGAVMPVTALRARELGADVGTAALVVAMLGLGMLVASLPAGAVVARIGERTALLLAGLLDAAAMTAAALTDSVVGLAVAVAVSGSAYTMFLISRQGFMIEAVPPDFRARALSTLGGSFRVGVFVGPLLGALLIRTSGLPGVFWMAAGLSVVAASMARLMPDLGAESRAQEQAAGHASVRSVLVAHRRTYLTLGVAVIVLGASRSVRNGLLPLWAEYVGLSAATTSLIFALAAAVDMVLFYPGGWIMDRYGRAVVAVPVVLSVAIACLLLPLTSGVVGVAAVMMLIAAGNGIGSGIVMTIGADTAPVRGRSQYLGGWRLCGDIGVSGGPLLVGAVAAVAPLATASVVVGVLALGGTAWVGYWTARLDRSRAVNRS; via the coding sequence GTGACCCAGGCCCCCGCCGCGTTCCGGCTGCGCGACGTCGCCCTGGCGGCGTACGGGCCGACGCTGGTGATCTCGATCGGGCACGGGGCCGTCATGCCGGTCACCGCGCTGCGGGCCCGCGAGCTCGGGGCCGACGTCGGGACCGCCGCCCTGGTGGTCGCGATGCTCGGCCTCGGGATGCTGGTGGCCTCGCTCCCGGCCGGGGCGGTCGTGGCCCGGATCGGCGAGCGCACCGCGCTGCTGCTCGCCGGGCTGCTGGACGCCGCCGCCATGACCGCGGCCGCGCTGACCGACAGCGTCGTGGGCCTCGCGGTCGCGGTCGCGGTGAGCGGGTCGGCGTACACGATGTTCCTGATCTCGCGGCAGGGCTTCATGATCGAGGCGGTCCCGCCGGACTTCCGGGCCCGTGCGCTCTCGACGCTCGGCGGCAGCTTCCGGGTGGGGGTCTTCGTCGGCCCGCTCCTCGGGGCCCTGCTGATCAGGACCTCCGGGCTGCCGGGCGTCTTCTGGATGGCGGCCGGACTGTCGGTCGTCGCCGCGTCGATGGCGCGACTGATGCCCGACCTGGGTGCGGAGAGCCGCGCCCAGGAGCAGGCTGCCGGCCACGCCTCGGTCCGGTCGGTGCTCGTCGCGCACCGACGGACCTACCTCACGCTGGGGGTGGCCGTGATCGTCCTGGGCGCCTCGCGCTCGGTGCGCAACGGCCTGCTCCCGCTCTGGGCCGAGTACGTCGGTCTCTCGGCAGCCACCACCTCGCTGATCTTCGCGCTGGCCGCGGCGGTCGACATGGTGCTGTTCTATCCGGGCGGCTGGATCATGGACCGCTACGGCCGGGCCGTGGTGGCCGTCCCGGTGGTGCTCTCGGTGGCGATCGCCTGCCTGCTGCTGCCGCTCACGTCGGGCGTCGTCGGCGTGGCCGCCGTGATGATGCTGATCGCCGCCGGCAACGGGATCGGGTCGGGCATCGTGATGACGATCGGCGCCGACACGGCTCCGGTCCGGGGCCGCTCGCAGTACCTCGGCGGCTGGCGGCTGTGCGGGGACATCGGCGTCTCCGGCGGCCCCCTGCTCGTGGGCGCGGTGGCGGCGGTGGCGCCGCTGGCGACCGCGTCGGTGGTCGTCGGCGTGCTCGCCCTGGGCGGGACCGCGTGGGTGGGCTACTGGACCGCCCGGCTGGACCGCTCGCGCGCGGTCAACCGATCGTGA
- a CDS encoding cupin domain-containing protein, translating to MHLHQTEPSRLTGLLSLDDVDHLLTETAIRTPSVRLARDGSVLPESRYTRRGASLAGAPLTGLVDARRLLAEVDDGATAVLQGLHRSWPPLRDLVAQLELDLGHPCQANAYLTPPGSQGFAVHSDTHDVFVFQTHGQKRWEIHTEGRVDDVLLEPGLSMYLPTGTPHAARAEESASLHVTIGINQVTWRRVLERTLLDVVAAVPDDHLPAGYLDHPERLVAGLRERLDEVAEAVRRLDAAEVVDQRVERFLSSRGTRLPGGLRDLLAVSDLDDDTVLRRRAGHPCVLVDTDSGLRVLLGDRTLDVPARLRPALELVRERETLAPADLADHLDPESRLVLCRRLVREGLLTVVTG from the coding sequence GTGCACCTCCACCAGACCGAGCCCTCGCGGTTGACCGGCCTGCTCTCGCTCGACGACGTCGACCACCTGCTGACCGAGACCGCGATCCGCACGCCCTCCGTACGCCTGGCGCGGGACGGGTCGGTGCTGCCCGAGTCGCGCTACACCCGCCGCGGGGCCTCGCTCGCCGGGGCCCCGCTGACCGGCCTGGTCGACGCGCGGCGGCTGCTGGCGGAGGTCGACGACGGCGCGACCGCCGTGCTCCAGGGGCTGCACCGCTCCTGGCCGCCGCTGCGCGACCTCGTCGCCCAGCTCGAGCTGGACCTCGGCCACCCCTGCCAGGCCAACGCCTACCTCACCCCGCCGGGCTCGCAGGGCTTCGCCGTGCACTCCGACACCCACGACGTCTTCGTCTTCCAGACCCACGGGCAGAAGCGCTGGGAGATCCACACCGAGGGTCGCGTCGACGACGTGCTGCTCGAGCCCGGGCTCTCGATGTACCTGCCGACCGGCACGCCCCATGCGGCGCGCGCCGAGGAGTCCGCGTCCCTGCACGTCACCATCGGGATCAACCAGGTGACCTGGCGCCGCGTCCTCGAGCGGACGCTCCTCGACGTCGTGGCCGCCGTGCCCGACGACCACCTCCCGGCCGGCTACCTCGACCACCCCGAGCGTCTCGTCGCCGGGCTGCGGGAGCGGCTCGACGAGGTCGCCGAGGCCGTACGCCGGCTCGACGCCGCCGAGGTCGTCGACCAGCGCGTCGAGCGGTTCCTGTCCTCGCGCGGCACCCGGCTACCCGGCGGCCTGCGCGACCTGCTCGCCGTCAGCGACCTCGACGACGACACGGTGCTGCGCCGGCGGGCCGGCCACCCCTGCGTCCTCGTCGACACCGATTCGGGGCTGCGGGTGCTGCTGGGCGACCGCACCCTCGACGTCCCCGCCCGGCTTCGCCCCGCTCTGGAGCTGGTCCGCGAGCGCGAGACCCTCGCGCCGGCCGACCTCGCCGACCACCTCGACCCGGAGAGCAGGCTGGTGCTGTGCCGGCGCCTGGTGCGCGAGGGCCTGCTGACCGTGGTGACCGGGTGA
- a CDS encoding S10 family peptidase, which yields MSEKPREGAPTEEKPEPADALVETRHSLATPDGELRYTARTGRVVLREEAFEDDVFTGWKARAEMSVTAYTLDGVDVTARPISFVFNGGPGSSSIWLHLGLLGPRRVDMGDAGSLAPPPYGLVDNAETLLRDSDLVFIDPMSTGHTRAVEGGKAKEFHGFGKDVEQVAELIRLWCTREDRWMSPKYLIGESYGTIRAVAVAERLWSTHMMALNGLVLVSSVLDFGSQDFSYHRADEACQNFLPTYAAIAHYHGRHEGRSLDDVVEEANRFAGDRYRWALGRGSRLTREERQEVVATVARLAGISEEYVDRSELRVEHVRFCTELLRDEGLVVGRIDGRFTGPIHSRVAEMWDADPSIDAIVGPYAAALHHYLRAELESDLDLPYEVFANQIKEWSYKEFEGRPVNVSDKLERLMRANPHLRVRVEYGYYDLATPFGAAEDMVAHLRLTPEQRERIEHDWFETGHMPYLHEESRVREADGIAAFVRA from the coding sequence ATGAGCGAGAAGCCCCGCGAGGGTGCCCCCACCGAGGAGAAGCCCGAGCCGGCGGACGCGCTCGTCGAGACCCGGCACAGCCTCGCCACGCCCGACGGCGAGCTCCGCTACACCGCGCGCACCGGACGCGTGGTGCTGCGCGAGGAGGCCTTCGAGGACGACGTCTTCACCGGGTGGAAGGCGCGCGCCGAGATGTCGGTGACCGCGTACACCCTCGACGGGGTCGACGTCACCGCGCGGCCGATCTCGTTCGTGTTCAACGGCGGTCCCGGGTCGTCGTCGATCTGGCTGCACCTCGGGCTGCTCGGACCCCGCCGCGTCGACATGGGTGATGCCGGGTCGCTCGCGCCGCCGCCGTACGGCCTGGTCGACAACGCGGAGACCCTGCTGCGCGACTCCGACCTGGTCTTCATCGACCCGATGTCCACCGGTCACACCCGGGCCGTCGAGGGCGGCAAGGCCAAGGAGTTCCACGGGTTCGGCAAGGACGTCGAGCAGGTCGCCGAGCTGATCCGGTTGTGGTGCACCCGCGAGGACCGCTGGATGTCGCCGAAGTACCTCATCGGCGAGTCCTACGGCACGATCCGCGCCGTCGCGGTCGCCGAGCGGCTGTGGAGCACCCACATGATGGCGCTCAACGGGCTGGTGCTGGTCTCCAGCGTGCTCGACTTCGGCTCCCAGGACTTCAGCTACCACCGCGCCGACGAGGCCTGCCAGAACTTCCTGCCCACGTACGCCGCCATCGCCCACTACCACGGTCGTCACGAGGGGCGCTCCCTCGACGACGTCGTCGAGGAGGCCAACCGGTTCGCCGGCGACCGCTACCGCTGGGCGCTCGGCCGCGGCTCGCGGCTGACCCGGGAGGAGCGGCAGGAGGTCGTGGCGACCGTCGCTCGGCTCGCCGGCATCTCCGAGGAGTACGTCGACCGCAGCGAGCTCCGCGTCGAGCACGTCCGGTTCTGCACCGAGCTGCTCCGCGACGAGGGCCTCGTGGTGGGCAGGATCGACGGTCGGTTCACCGGGCCGATCCACTCCCGCGTCGCCGAGATGTGGGACGCCGACCCGTCCATCGACGCGATCGTCGGGCCGTACGCCGCGGCCCTGCACCACTACCTCCGCGCCGAGCTGGAGAGCGACCTCGACCTGCCCTACGAGGTCTTCGCCAACCAGATCAAGGAGTGGTCCTACAAGGAGTTCGAGGGCCGGCCGGTCAACGTCTCGGACAAGCTGGAGCGGCTGATGCGCGCCAACCCGCACCTGCGGGTCCGGGTCGAGTACGGCTACTACGACCTCGCGACGCCGTTCGGGGCCGCGGAGGACATGGTCGCCCACCTGCGACTGACGCCCGAGCAACGCGAGCGGATCGAGCACGACTGGTTCGAGACCGGCCACATGCCCTACCTCCACGAGGAGTCCCGGGTCCGCGAGGCCGACGGCATCGCCGCGTTCGTCCGCGCCTGA
- a CDS encoding aldo/keto reductase yields the protein MTVPTITLHDQTTIPQLGFGVFQVPPPETARAVEQAFEVGYRHIDTAQMYGNEAGVGDAIKASGLAREDLYVTSKLNNGFHRPDDARRSFGESLDRLGLDRIDLFLVHWPLPTRYDGDFVSTWRTLAEFVEDGRATSIGVSNFQPDHLERIISETGVVPVVNQVEAHPYFRNEVVRAADAKHAIATEAWSPIAQGAVLDDPVITGVADEVGATPAQVTLAWHLQRGDIVFPKSTRIERMRENFAALDVQLSAEQMAAISGLDRGEEGRTGPNPDEFDYIPG from the coding sequence ATGACGGTTCCGACGATCACCCTCCATGACCAGACGACCATCCCCCAGCTCGGCTTCGGCGTCTTCCAGGTCCCGCCGCCCGAGACGGCGCGTGCCGTCGAGCAGGCCTTCGAGGTCGGCTACCGCCACATCGACACCGCGCAGATGTACGGCAACGAGGCCGGTGTCGGTGACGCGATCAAGGCCTCCGGGCTCGCCCGCGAGGACCTCTACGTCACCTCCAAGCTGAACAACGGCTTCCACCGGCCCGACGACGCCCGCCGCAGCTTCGGCGAGAGCCTCGACCGGCTCGGGCTCGACCGGATCGACCTGTTCCTCGTCCACTGGCCGCTGCCCACCCGGTACGACGGCGACTTCGTCTCGACGTGGCGCACGCTGGCCGAGTTCGTCGAGGACGGCCGGGCCACCTCGATCGGCGTCTCCAACTTCCAGCCCGACCACCTCGAGCGGATCATCTCCGAGACCGGCGTGGTCCCGGTGGTCAACCAGGTCGAGGCCCACCCCTACTTCCGCAACGAGGTCGTCCGCGCCGCGGACGCCAAGCACGCGATCGCCACCGAGGCATGGTCCCCGATCGCCCAGGGCGCGGTCCTCGACGACCCGGTGATCACCGGCGTCGCCGACGAGGTCGGCGCCACCCCGGCGCAGGTCACCCTCGCCTGGCACCTGCAGCGCGGCGACATCGTCTTCCCGAAGTCGACCCGGATCGAGCGGATGCGCGAGAACTTCGCCGCCCTCGACGTGCAGCTGTCCGCCGAGCAGATGGCGGCGATCAGCGGCCTCGACCGTGGCGAGGAGGGCCGGACCGGCCCGAACCCGGACGAGTTCGACTACATCCCCGGCTGA